From a region of the Osmia lignaria lignaria isolate PbOS001 chromosome 1, iyOsmLign1, whole genome shotgun sequence genome:
- the LOC117606181 gene encoding leucine-rich repeat-containing protein 58: MENYTSDSSDSDSSAKTLDLSYLMLDTQVLNDHFVNAKCPQQVDTLLLHQNRLANIPQNIVRFTNLNSLDISNCGLNELPDFLGDCPLSCLVAKHNNLTNDSLPKCFENLSGLRELNLSGNRLTEFPDQILEIAELKYLYLGGNYISDVSKDVWKLQRLQVLSMGGNRLTEVPSTLGELKCLQALVLCDNMLENLPSSIAKLTNLKSLLLHKNRLRTLPTEIITLKCLTELSLRDNPLVVRFVSDMTHNPPSLLELAARVIKTADIRYDEESLPKNLVEYLNSGHRCVNPKCKGVFFYNRVEHVKFVDFCGKYRLPLLQYLCSRKCVESRDGDEVVSGAMIRKVLLG, from the exons ATGGAGAATTACACGTCAGACTCCAGCGATTCGGATTCCAGCGCGAAGACGCTGGATCTGTCCTACTTGATGCTGGACACCCAGGTGCTGAACGACCATTTCGTGAACGCCAAGTGTCCGCAGCAAGTGGACACGCTGTTACTCCACCAGAACCGGCTGGCCAACATTCCGCAGAACATCGTCAGATTCACGAACTTAAATTCCTTGGACATATCGAACTGCGGCTTGAACGAGCTGCCGGATTTTCTTGGGGACTGCCCGTTGTCCTGTCTGGTGGCGAAACACAACAACCTGACAAACGATTCTCTGCCGAAATGTTTCGAGAATCTGTCGGGTCTCAGGGAGTTGAATCTCAGTGGAAATAGACTGACGGAATTCCCGGATCAAATTCTCGAAATCGCCGAGCTGAAGTACCTCTACCTGGGTGGAAATTACATCAGTGACGTTAGCAAGGATGTATGGAAATTGCAAAG ATTGCAAGTGTTATCGATGGGAGGCAACAGGTTAACAGAGGTTCCATCCACGTTAGGCGAGCTGAAGTGTCTCCAGGCGTTGGTACTATGCGATAACATGCTGGAGAATTTACCTAGCTCCATAGCGAAGCTGACGAACCTGAAATCGTTGTTGCTTCATAAAAACAGACTTAGAACACTGCCGACTGAAATTATTACTTTGAAGTGTTTAACCGAG TTATCGTTAAGAGATAATCCACTGGTAGTAAGATTCGTATCGGACATGACGCACAATCCTCCATCCCTTTTGGAACTGGCTGCCAGAGTGATCAAGACTGCCGACATTCGGTACGACGAGGAGAGCTTACCGAAAAACCTAGTGGAGTATCTAAACAGCGGTCATCGTTGCGTCAATCCGAAGTGTAAAG GTGTATTCTTCTATAACAGAGTGGAACACGTGAAATTCGTCGATTTCTGTGGCAAATATCGTCTGCCATTGTTGCAGTACCTCTGCAGCAGGAAGTGCGTGGAGTCGCGGGATGGCGACGAAGTGGTCAGCGGCGCCATGATAAGGAAAGTTCTCCTCGGTTGA
- the mldr gene encoding mitochondrial ribonuclease P catalytic subunit isoform X1, with the protein MAIFNKVLCLRQLQYLYINVRRLSNYDKRRDFQFCDDLKDKFLDILIKPNSISNETWESIRKYGVELTSRNPEVVDSMIFEILRKENCLDAGLNYYKFLKTNNYNCSIIAAKHYLLLSQLKETLTDAEKADILNLCKEVKEQHKFLPSFIAQVIIRSLCRLDKWEEAIDTIEQFEKHDSTLMTHAYHTVIEYLFKNNKPKLGSKYMFIYIQKGVRIDDNLYSLYLKYCLQEKDTFNNRIEKLFSYWRKYGAIPTKETTDECIKACNEAGWSAQIVTVSNLQCSACHEMLEETQLSENEIKRLFEAVKSNVITDNAYKVSDPQELKKFEQFMMHNKPYDFVIDGLNSIKYVNSMNTLERMIRKLKHEGNRILVIGRHHLKKSQKIGNMKNYADFFFVNNMSKDDAFILYAALLSGKTNVISKDLMHQHKFTFHNIELTILFRRWQLRHQYFFDTKSKNLTQLRLIHPMSEFALKINNCWHIPYNNFSPHYLTKHYTVDWACFKMPT; encoded by the exons atggcGATTTTCAACAAGGTCTTATGTTTACGtcaattacaatatttatacataaatgTTAGAAGGTTGTCTAACTACGACAAACGACGTGATTTTCAATTTTGTGATGATTTGAAAGACAAATTTTtagatatactaataaaacCCAATAGTATATCAAATGAAACCTGGGAAAGTATAAGAAAATATGGAGTGGAATTAACTAGTCGTAATCCAGAGGTTGTTGATTCTATGATTTTCGAAATATTGAGAAAAGAAAACTGTCTAGACGCAGgattgaattattataaatttctaaaaaccaataattataattgttctATTATTGCTGCAAAACATTATTTGTTATTATCTCAATTAAAGGAAACACTTACAGATGCAGAGAAAGCAGATATTTTAAATCTTTGCAAGGAAGTTAAAGAGCAGCATAAATTTCTACCTTCATTTATAGCTCAAGTTATTATTCGAAGCTTATGTCGACTAGACAAATGGGAGGAAGCCATTGATACTATAGAACAATTTGAGAAACATGATTCAACATTAATGACACATGCGTATCATACAgtgattgaatatttatttaaaaataataaaccaaAGCTAGGATCcaaatatatgtttatttatatacaaaaaGGCGTGCGCATTGATGATAATCTATACAgtctttatttaaaatattgtttacaagaaaaagatacatttaataacagaattgagaaattattttcatactgGAGGAAATATGGTGCTATACCAACTAAAGAAACTACAGATGAATGCATAAAAGCTTGTAATGAAGCTGGTTGGTCAGCACAAATAGTAACTGTATCAAA ctTACAATGTAGTGCATGTCATGAGATGCTAGAGGAAACACAGTTGTCTGAAAATGAGATCAAACGTTTGTTTGAAGCAGTAAAAAGTAATGTAATTACTGATAATGCATATAAGGTATCTGACCCACAAGAATTGAAAAAGTTTGAACAATTTATGATGCATAACAAACCATATGACTTTGTTATTGATggattaaattctataaaatatgtaaatagtaTGAACACT TTAGAGAGAATGATTAGAAAGTTAAAACATGAGGGCAACAGAATTCTTGTCATTGGAAGACATCATCTAAAGAAATCACAAAAAAtaggaaatatgaaaaattatgcaGATTTTTTCTTTGTGAATAACAT GTCAAAGGATGATGCATTTATATTATATGCAGCATTGTTAAGTGGAAAAACTAATGTTATCTCTAAGGATTTGATGCATCAACATAAATTTACCTTTCATAACATTGAATTAACCATTCTGTTTAGAAGGTGGCAATTGAGACATCAGTACTTTTTTGAtacaaaatcaaaaaatttaacGCAACTAAGATTAATACATCCTATGAGCGAATTTGCTCTAAAGATAAACAATTGTTGGCATATtccatataataatttttcacctCATTATTTAACCAAACATTACACAGTTGATTGGGCTTGTTTTAAAATGCCCACTTAG
- the mldr gene encoding mitochondrial ribonuclease P catalytic subunit isoform X3, whose protein sequence is MAIFNKVLCLRQLQYLYINVRRLSNYDKRRDFQFCDDLKDKFLDILIKPNSISNETWESIRKYGVELTSRNPEVVDSMIFEILRKENCLDAGLNYYKFLKTNNYNCSIIAAKHYLLLSQLKETLTDAEKADILNLCKEVKEQHKFLPSFIAQVIIRSLCRLDKWEEAIDTIEQFEKHDSTLMTHAYHTVIEYLFKNNKPKLGSKYMFIYIQKGVRIDDNLYSLYLKYCLQEKDTFNNRIEKLFSYWRKYGAIPTKETTDECIKACNEAGWSAQIVTVSNLQCSACHEMLEETQLSENEIKRLFEAVKSNVITDNAYKLERMIRKLKHEGNRILVIGRHHLKKSQKIGNMKNYADFFFVNNMSKDDAFILYAALLSGKTNVISKDLMHQHKFTFHNIELTILFRRWQLRHQYFFDTKSKNLTQLRLIHPMSEFALKINNCWHIPYNNFSPHYLTKHYTVDWACFKMPT, encoded by the exons atggcGATTTTCAACAAGGTCTTATGTTTACGtcaattacaatatttatacataaatgTTAGAAGGTTGTCTAACTACGACAAACGACGTGATTTTCAATTTTGTGATGATTTGAAAGACAAATTTTtagatatactaataaaacCCAATAGTATATCAAATGAAACCTGGGAAAGTATAAGAAAATATGGAGTGGAATTAACTAGTCGTAATCCAGAGGTTGTTGATTCTATGATTTTCGAAATATTGAGAAAAGAAAACTGTCTAGACGCAGgattgaattattataaatttctaaaaaccaataattataattgttctATTATTGCTGCAAAACATTATTTGTTATTATCTCAATTAAAGGAAACACTTACAGATGCAGAGAAAGCAGATATTTTAAATCTTTGCAAGGAAGTTAAAGAGCAGCATAAATTTCTACCTTCATTTATAGCTCAAGTTATTATTCGAAGCTTATGTCGACTAGACAAATGGGAGGAAGCCATTGATACTATAGAACAATTTGAGAAACATGATTCAACATTAATGACACATGCGTATCATACAgtgattgaatatttatttaaaaataataaaccaaAGCTAGGATCcaaatatatgtttatttatatacaaaaaGGCGTGCGCATTGATGATAATCTATACAgtctttatttaaaatattgtttacaagaaaaagatacatttaataacagaattgagaaattattttcatactgGAGGAAATATGGTGCTATACCAACTAAAGAAACTACAGATGAATGCATAAAAGCTTGTAATGAAGCTGGTTGGTCAGCACAAATAGTAACTGTATCAAA ctTACAATGTAGTGCATGTCATGAGATGCTAGAGGAAACACAGTTGTCTGAAAATGAGATCAAACGTTTGTTTGAAGCAGTAAAAAGTAATGTAATTACTGATAATGCATATAAG TTAGAGAGAATGATTAGAAAGTTAAAACATGAGGGCAACAGAATTCTTGTCATTGGAAGACATCATCTAAAGAAATCACAAAAAAtaggaaatatgaaaaattatgcaGATTTTTTCTTTGTGAATAACAT GTCAAAGGATGATGCATTTATATTATATGCAGCATTGTTAAGTGGAAAAACTAATGTTATCTCTAAGGATTTGATGCATCAACATAAATTTACCTTTCATAACATTGAATTAACCATTCTGTTTAGAAGGTGGCAATTGAGACATCAGTACTTTTTTGAtacaaaatcaaaaaatttaacGCAACTAAGATTAATACATCCTATGAGCGAATTTGCTCTAAAGATAAACAATTGTTGGCATATtccatataataatttttcacctCATTATTTAACCAAACATTACACAGTTGATTGGGCTTGTTTTAAAATGCCCACTTAG
- the mldr gene encoding mitochondrial ribonuclease P catalytic subunit isoform X2 encodes MAIFNKVLCLRQLQYLYINVRRLSNYDKRRDFQFCDDLKDKFLDILIKPNSISNETWESIRKYGVELTSRNPEVVDSMIFEILRKENCLDAGLNYYKFLKTNNYNCSIIAAKHYLLLSQLKETLTDAEKADILNLCKEVKEQHKFLPSFIAQVIIRSLCRLDKWEEAIDTIEQFEKHDSTLMTHAYHTVIEYLFKNNKPKLGSKYMFIYIQKGVRIDDNLYSLYLKYCLQEKDTFNNRIEKLFSYWRKYGAIPTKETTDECIKACNEAGWSAQIVTVSNLQCSACHEMLEETQLSENEIKRLFEAVKSNVITDNAYKVSDPQELKKFEQFMMHNKPYDFVIDGLNSIKYLERMIRKLKHEGNRILVIGRHHLKKSQKIGNMKNYADFFFVNNMSKDDAFILYAALLSGKTNVISKDLMHQHKFTFHNIELTILFRRWQLRHQYFFDTKSKNLTQLRLIHPMSEFALKINNCWHIPYNNFSPHYLTKHYTVDWACFKMPT; translated from the exons atggcGATTTTCAACAAGGTCTTATGTTTACGtcaattacaatatttatacataaatgTTAGAAGGTTGTCTAACTACGACAAACGACGTGATTTTCAATTTTGTGATGATTTGAAAGACAAATTTTtagatatactaataaaacCCAATAGTATATCAAATGAAACCTGGGAAAGTATAAGAAAATATGGAGTGGAATTAACTAGTCGTAATCCAGAGGTTGTTGATTCTATGATTTTCGAAATATTGAGAAAAGAAAACTGTCTAGACGCAGgattgaattattataaatttctaaaaaccaataattataattgttctATTATTGCTGCAAAACATTATTTGTTATTATCTCAATTAAAGGAAACACTTACAGATGCAGAGAAAGCAGATATTTTAAATCTTTGCAAGGAAGTTAAAGAGCAGCATAAATTTCTACCTTCATTTATAGCTCAAGTTATTATTCGAAGCTTATGTCGACTAGACAAATGGGAGGAAGCCATTGATACTATAGAACAATTTGAGAAACATGATTCAACATTAATGACACATGCGTATCATACAgtgattgaatatttatttaaaaataataaaccaaAGCTAGGATCcaaatatatgtttatttatatacaaaaaGGCGTGCGCATTGATGATAATCTATACAgtctttatttaaaatattgtttacaagaaaaagatacatttaataacagaattgagaaattattttcatactgGAGGAAATATGGTGCTATACCAACTAAAGAAACTACAGATGAATGCATAAAAGCTTGTAATGAAGCTGGTTGGTCAGCACAAATAGTAACTGTATCAAA ctTACAATGTAGTGCATGTCATGAGATGCTAGAGGAAACACAGTTGTCTGAAAATGAGATCAAACGTTTGTTTGAAGCAGTAAAAAGTAATGTAATTACTGATAATGCATATAAGGTATCTGACCCACAAGAATTGAAAAAGTTTGAACAATTTATGATGCATAACAAACCATATGACTTTGTTATTGATggattaaattctataaaatat TTAGAGAGAATGATTAGAAAGTTAAAACATGAGGGCAACAGAATTCTTGTCATTGGAAGACATCATCTAAAGAAATCACAAAAAAtaggaaatatgaaaaattatgcaGATTTTTTCTTTGTGAATAACAT GTCAAAGGATGATGCATTTATATTATATGCAGCATTGTTAAGTGGAAAAACTAATGTTATCTCTAAGGATTTGATGCATCAACATAAATTTACCTTTCATAACATTGAATTAACCATTCTGTTTAGAAGGTGGCAATTGAGACATCAGTACTTTTTTGAtacaaaatcaaaaaatttaacGCAACTAAGATTAATACATCCTATGAGCGAATTTGCTCTAAAGATAAACAATTGTTGGCATATtccatataataatttttcacctCATTATTTAACCAAACATTACACAGTTGATTGGGCTTGTTTTAAAATGCCCACTTAG
- the Sec23 gene encoding transport protein Sec23 isoform X1 — translation MTTYEEFIQQNEDRDGVRFTWNVWPSSRIDATRLVVPLGTLYQPIKERPDLPPIQYDPVLCTRSTCRAILNPLCQVDYRAKLWVCNLCFQRNPFPPQYAAISEQHQPAELIPMFSTIEYTIMRAQCLPPIFLLVVDTCLDEEELGSLKDSLQMSLSLLPPNALIGLITFGRMVHVHELGCEGCSTSYVFRGTKDLQPKQVQDMLGIGRPMPGQNPNQQRGPGGQPLPPANRFLQPVHKCDMSLTDLLGELQCDPWPVGPGKRPLRSTGVALAVATGLLEASYANTGARIMLFVGGPCSQGPGQVVTDDLRQPIRSHHDIQKDNAKHMKKATKHYDSLASRAATNGHIIDIYSCALDQTGLLEMRQCCNSTGGHMVMGDSFNSSLFKQTFQRVFAKDNKGDLKMAFNATLEVKTSREIKVSGAIGPCVSLGVKGSSVGEQEVGLGGTCQWKFCSLTPSTTTALFFEVVNQHTAPIPQGGRGCIQFITQYQHSSGQRRIRVTTIARNWADASASLHHISAGFDQEAAAVLMSRLAVFKAEGDDGPDVLRWVDRMLIRLCQKFGEYAKDDPNSFRLAENFSLYPQFMYHLRRSQFLQVFNNSPDETSFYRHMLMREDLTNSLIMVQPILYSYGFSGPPEPVLLDTSSIQPDRILLMDTFFQILIFHGETIAQWRQLKYQDLPEYENFRQLLAAPVDDAAEILAGRFPAPRYIDTEQGGSQARFLLSKVNPSQTHNNMYAYGAGMPIPSGESGAPVLTDDVSLQVFMEHLKKLAVSSTA, via the exons ATGACTACTTATGAGGAGTTCATTCAGCAAAATGAAGACCGCGATGGAGTACGTTTTACTTGGAATGTTTGGCCCTCATCCCGAATTGATGCCACAAGACTTGTAGTACCACTAGGAACTCTTTACCAACCGATCAAAGAAAGACCAGATCTTCCACCGATACAGTATGATCCAGTTCTCTGCACAAGATCTACTTGCAGAGCAATTTTGAATCCATTGTGTCAAGTTGATTACCGTGCTAAGCTATGGGTGTGCAATCTTTGCTTTCAGAGAAATCCT TTTCCTCCACAATATGCAGCCATCTCGGAACAACATCAACCAGCTGAACTAATCCCAATGTTCTCAACAATTGAATATACTATAATG AGGGCACAATGTTTGCCACCAATTTTTTTACTGGTTGTGGATACATGTCTGGATGAAGAAGAATTGGGTTCTCTTAAAGATTCATTACAAATGTCACTCTCCCTGCTTCCACCTAATGCGCTAATTGGCCTTATTACATTTGGGAGAATGGTTCATGTTCATGAATTGGGTTGTGAAGGATGCAGTACGAGTTATGTTTTCCGAGGTACCAAGGACTTGCAACCGAAACAAGTCCAGGATATGTTAGGTATTGGTCGACCTATGCCTGGACAAAACCCGAATCAACAAAGAGGACCCGGTGGACAACCGCTACCGCCCGCTAATAGATTCTTACAGCCGGTCCATAAGTGCGATATGAGTCTAACAGATCTTCTAGGTGAACTGCAATGTGATCCTTGGCCTGTAGGTCCAGGGAAACGTCCGTTGCGATCTACTGGTGTAGCGCTGGCTGTTGCTACTGGTCTATTAGAAGCTAGTTATGCTAATACAGGAGCTAG GATAATGCTGTTCGTCGGTGGACCTTGTTCTCAAGGGCCTGGTCAGGTTGTAACAGATGATTTGAGGCAACCAATCAGGTCACATCACGACATCCAAAAAGATAATGCCAAGCATATGAAAAAAGCAACTAAACACTATGATTCTCTCGCATCAAGAGCTGCAACGAATGGACACATAATAGATATTTATTCGTGTGCTCTTGATCAAACTGGTTTGCTAGAAATGAGGCAATGTTGCAATTCAACCGGTGGTCACATGGTCATGGGAGATTCCTTCAATTCCTCATTATTTAAACAAACGTTCCAGCGAGTATTTGCTAAAGACAATAAGGGTGATTTAAAAATGGCATTTAACGCAACGTTGGAAGTTAAGACGTCCCGAGAAATTAAAGTTTCCGGGGCGATTGGTCCTTGCGTCTCTCTGGGAGTGAAAGGATCAAGTGTTGGAGAACAGGAAGTAGGATTAGGTGGCACTTGCCAATGGAAATTCTGTTCTCTCACGCCGTCCACGACTACGGCGTTGTTCTTCGAAGTCGTGAATCAACACACCGCGCCGATTCCACAAGGTGGAAGGGGCTGCATTCAGTTTATCACACAGTATCAACATAGTAGTGGTCAGAGAAGAATTAGGGTTACTACAATTGCAAGAAA TTGGGCAGACGCATCGGCGTCGTTGCATCATATAAGCGCTGGGTTTGACCAGGAAGCAGCTGCTGTTCTTATGTCACGTCTAGCAGTGTTTAAAGCGGAAGGCGATGATGGTCCAGATGTTTTAAGATGGGTTGATCGTATGCTCATTAGACTG TGTCAAAAGTTTGGAGAGTATGCAAAGGACGATCCAAACAGTTTTAGACTTGCCGAGAACTTTTCATTATATCCACAATTTATGTATCATTTGCGTAGATCGCAATTCCTTCAAGTATTCAATAATTCTCCTGATGAAACTAGTTTTTATAG ACACATGCTCATGCGTGAAGATTTAACAAATTCATTGATAATGGTACAACCAATCTTGTATAGTTATGGATTCAGTGGTCCACCAGAACCAGTTTTATTAGATACCTCGTCTATTCAGCCTGACAGAATTTTATTGATGGATACTTTCTTCCAAATACTCATATTCCACGGAGAG ACAATTGCGCAGTGGCGTCAATTGAAGTATCAGGATTTACCCGAATATGAGAACTTCCGGCAGTTATTGGCAGCACCCGTTGACGATGCTGCTGAAATACTGGCTGGAAGGTTTCCTGCACCTCGGTACATCGATACCGAACAAGGTGGTTCACAAGCGAGGTTTTTGCTAAGTAAAGTGAATCCAAGTCAAACTCATAATAATATGTATGCCTATGGAGCG GGGATGCCGATACCCAGTGGG GAGAGCGGAGCGCCTGTCTTAACTGATGATGTCAGTCTACAAGTATTCATGGAGCATTTGAAGAAATTGGCTGTATCGTCCACAGCCTAA
- the Sec23 gene encoding transport protein Sec23 isoform X2, translating to MTTYEEFIQQNEDRDGVRFTWNVWPSSRIDATRLVVPLGTLYQPIKERPDLPPIQYDPVLCTRSTCRAILNPLCQVDYRAKLWVCNLCFQRNPFPPQYAAISEQHQPAELIPMFSTIEYTIMRAQCLPPIFLLVVDTCLDEEELGSLKDSLQMSLSLLPPNALIGLITFGRMVHVHELGCEGCSTSYVFRGTKDLQPKQVQDMLGIGRPMPGQNPNQQRGPGGQPLPPANRFLQPVHKCDMSLTDLLGELQCDPWPVGPGKRPLRSTGVALAVATGLLEASYANTGARIMLFVGGPCSQGPGQVVTDDLRQPIRSHHDIQKDNAKHMKKATKHYDSLASRAATNGHIIDIYSCALDQTGLLEMRQCCNSTGGHMVMGDSFNSSLFKQTFQRVFAKDNKGDLKMAFNATLEVKTSREIKVSGAIGPCVSLGVKGSSVGEQEVGLGGTCQWKFCSLTPSTTTALFFEVVNQHTAPIPQGGRGCIQFITQYQHSSGQRRIRVTTIARNWADASASLHHISAGFDQEAAAVLMSRLAVFKAEGDDGPDVLRWVDRMLIRLCQKFGEYAKDDPNSFRLAENFSLYPQFMYHLRRSQFLQVFNNSPDETSFYRHMLMREDLTNSLIMVQPILYSYGFSGPPEPVLLDTSSIQPDRILLMDTFFQILIFHGETIAQWRQLKYQDLPEYENFRQLLAAPVDDAAEILAGRFPAPRYIDTEQGGSQARFLLSKVNPSQTHNNMYAYGAESGAPVLTDDVSLQVFMEHLKKLAVSSTA from the exons ATGACTACTTATGAGGAGTTCATTCAGCAAAATGAAGACCGCGATGGAGTACGTTTTACTTGGAATGTTTGGCCCTCATCCCGAATTGATGCCACAAGACTTGTAGTACCACTAGGAACTCTTTACCAACCGATCAAAGAAAGACCAGATCTTCCACCGATACAGTATGATCCAGTTCTCTGCACAAGATCTACTTGCAGAGCAATTTTGAATCCATTGTGTCAAGTTGATTACCGTGCTAAGCTATGGGTGTGCAATCTTTGCTTTCAGAGAAATCCT TTTCCTCCACAATATGCAGCCATCTCGGAACAACATCAACCAGCTGAACTAATCCCAATGTTCTCAACAATTGAATATACTATAATG AGGGCACAATGTTTGCCACCAATTTTTTTACTGGTTGTGGATACATGTCTGGATGAAGAAGAATTGGGTTCTCTTAAAGATTCATTACAAATGTCACTCTCCCTGCTTCCACCTAATGCGCTAATTGGCCTTATTACATTTGGGAGAATGGTTCATGTTCATGAATTGGGTTGTGAAGGATGCAGTACGAGTTATGTTTTCCGAGGTACCAAGGACTTGCAACCGAAACAAGTCCAGGATATGTTAGGTATTGGTCGACCTATGCCTGGACAAAACCCGAATCAACAAAGAGGACCCGGTGGACAACCGCTACCGCCCGCTAATAGATTCTTACAGCCGGTCCATAAGTGCGATATGAGTCTAACAGATCTTCTAGGTGAACTGCAATGTGATCCTTGGCCTGTAGGTCCAGGGAAACGTCCGTTGCGATCTACTGGTGTAGCGCTGGCTGTTGCTACTGGTCTATTAGAAGCTAGTTATGCTAATACAGGAGCTAG GATAATGCTGTTCGTCGGTGGACCTTGTTCTCAAGGGCCTGGTCAGGTTGTAACAGATGATTTGAGGCAACCAATCAGGTCACATCACGACATCCAAAAAGATAATGCCAAGCATATGAAAAAAGCAACTAAACACTATGATTCTCTCGCATCAAGAGCTGCAACGAATGGACACATAATAGATATTTATTCGTGTGCTCTTGATCAAACTGGTTTGCTAGAAATGAGGCAATGTTGCAATTCAACCGGTGGTCACATGGTCATGGGAGATTCCTTCAATTCCTCATTATTTAAACAAACGTTCCAGCGAGTATTTGCTAAAGACAATAAGGGTGATTTAAAAATGGCATTTAACGCAACGTTGGAAGTTAAGACGTCCCGAGAAATTAAAGTTTCCGGGGCGATTGGTCCTTGCGTCTCTCTGGGAGTGAAAGGATCAAGTGTTGGAGAACAGGAAGTAGGATTAGGTGGCACTTGCCAATGGAAATTCTGTTCTCTCACGCCGTCCACGACTACGGCGTTGTTCTTCGAAGTCGTGAATCAACACACCGCGCCGATTCCACAAGGTGGAAGGGGCTGCATTCAGTTTATCACACAGTATCAACATAGTAGTGGTCAGAGAAGAATTAGGGTTACTACAATTGCAAGAAA TTGGGCAGACGCATCGGCGTCGTTGCATCATATAAGCGCTGGGTTTGACCAGGAAGCAGCTGCTGTTCTTATGTCACGTCTAGCAGTGTTTAAAGCGGAAGGCGATGATGGTCCAGATGTTTTAAGATGGGTTGATCGTATGCTCATTAGACTG TGTCAAAAGTTTGGAGAGTATGCAAAGGACGATCCAAACAGTTTTAGACTTGCCGAGAACTTTTCATTATATCCACAATTTATGTATCATTTGCGTAGATCGCAATTCCTTCAAGTATTCAATAATTCTCCTGATGAAACTAGTTTTTATAG ACACATGCTCATGCGTGAAGATTTAACAAATTCATTGATAATGGTACAACCAATCTTGTATAGTTATGGATTCAGTGGTCCACCAGAACCAGTTTTATTAGATACCTCGTCTATTCAGCCTGACAGAATTTTATTGATGGATACTTTCTTCCAAATACTCATATTCCACGGAGAG ACAATTGCGCAGTGGCGTCAATTGAAGTATCAGGATTTACCCGAATATGAGAACTTCCGGCAGTTATTGGCAGCACCCGTTGACGATGCTGCTGAAATACTGGCTGGAAGGTTTCCTGCACCTCGGTACATCGATACCGAACAAGGTGGTTCACAAGCGAGGTTTTTGCTAAGTAAAGTGAATCCAAGTCAAACTCATAATAATATGTATGCCTATGGAGCG GAGAGCGGAGCGCCTGTCTTAACTGATGATGTCAGTCTACAAGTATTCATGGAGCATTTGAAGAAATTGGCTGTATCGTCCACAGCCTAA